The following coding sequences lie in one Trichoderma breve strain T069 chromosome 1, whole genome shotgun sequence genomic window:
- a CDS encoding SAM dependent carboxyl methyltransferase domain-containing protein yields MTANGVLVNDVPMQGKGFYSSHSELQHAAMLEALPLLRRATAEITVEPNQLGYLTVAEYGSAHGNNSFEPCSAIIQSSPLPKDSQVSLVFSDRPENDFVALSSNIAAFEESHSNERLFTAMVPKSFYQQIAPSASVSIGFSLACLHHLEHVPPLAEGESPVDASRISVLRQQSHSALERFLNHRAAEIVPGGALVLSFVAQASTGEENYAGLVDACRRALMEMLQAGLIPMAAATAFEVPTYNRTLQDLEDLKTNGVPGKWIVKEIFEKRVVHPAGAELRARQQSSNRGTQSELDSEWYAKTVTDWLMAVVSGYFLKALRVGLAEEYTGRKGHGLLAEWVQRTKNEFLAHHKDEDVNCWFIYIHLKRL; encoded by the exons ATGACAGCCAATGGCGTCCTAGTCAACGATGTGCCTATGCAAGGCAAGGGCTTCTATAGCTCGCATTCTGAACTCCAACATGCAGCTATGCTCGAGGCCCTTCCGTTGCTCCGGCGAGCTACGGCAGAGATAACGGTCGAGCCAAATCAATTAGGCTATCTGACAGTAGCTGAATACGGCTCTGCACATGGAAACAACTC CTTTGAGCCCTGTTCTGCAATTATTCAGTCCAGCCCTCTTCCCAAGGACAGCCAAGTCTCGCTCGTCTTCAGTGATCGTCCTGAAAATGACTTTGTTGCCTTGTCCTCCAATATTGCTGCCTTCGAGGAAAGTCATTCGAATGAGCGGCTCTTTACGGCAATGGTGCCGAAGTCGTTTTACCAGCAGATTGCGCCATCGGCTTCCGTCAGCATTGGCTTCTCGCTTGCCTGTCTCCATCACCTGGAGCATGTGCCACCCCTGGCTGAGGGGGAATCCCCTGTCGATGCGTCCCGCATCTCTGTCCTCCGCCAACAATCCCACTCTGCCTTGGAGCGCTTTCTCAATCATCGTGCCGCTGAGATTGTTCCAGGCGGtgctcttgttctttcttttgtggCTCAGGCCTCGACGGGAGAGGAAAACTATGCCGGATTGGTGGATGCATGCCGTCGAGcgctgatggagatgctccaGGCCGGTTTAATCCCGATGGCTGCGGCTACGGCGTTTGAAGTGCCCACATATAACCGCACGCTCCAGGATCTAGAAGACCTGAAAACAAATGGAGTTCCTGGAAAGTGGATAGTCAAGGAGATCTTTGAGAAACGCGTGGTCCATCCAGCCGGAGCCGAGCTACGGGCGCGGCAACAGAGTAGCAACCGAGGTACGCAGAGTGAGTTGGACAGCGAGTGGTATGCAAAGACAGTGACAGATTGGCTGATGGCCGTTGTGTCCGGTTATTTCCTCAAGGCCCTGCGAGTTGGGCTCGCGGAAGAATATACCggaagaaaaggacatgGGCTGCTAGCTGAGTGGGTACAGAGAACAAAGAACGAGTTCCTTGCACATCAcaaggatgaggatgtcAACTGCTGGTTCATCTATATTCACTTGAAGCGGCTGTAA
- a CDS encoding membrane bound o-acyl transferase family domain-containing protein, whose translation MPAATSKTPIPLLVELFWIPGFLAIAIFLQIPQPGPARVALGLGIFTTVWSYALTHWVAQPSFLFSPMFGFAVTVRWVYMVVLDTAEVGFFRGTSSDKEDSPLKLGLWKKLKWSADLWFSWRGVGWNWEVSNIPRPGGKIVSRGRWLAVQAGAAMTNFAAQKVIIDYVFCRYYPSSNTVEAFSSLSLIHRLWISVIHLALGWLFLANANRIIAIVAVATRLSPPENCPPSFGSLAECYTVRNFWGKAWHQTFKWYFNTTGDLVATSIGAKKGTVLRKYTKLHVAFLMSGIQHYVATLFVPSPSWAWAMIGQMVLYAIIITIEDGLKSLGQQMGLKPGRYLWVAFWVPFIYQYPFIYDIDVGFFNGSCPA comes from the exons ATGCCAGCGGCAACTAGCAAGACGCCTATTCCGCTCCTGGTTGAACTCTTCTGGATTCCCGGGTTtctcgccattgccattttCCTGCAGATCCCCCAACCTGGCCCTGCGCGGGTAGCATTGGGACTGGGGATCTTCACCACAGTCTGGTCATATGCCCTCACGCACTGGGTTGCTCAGCCTTCGTTTCTCTTCAGCCCCATGTTTGGCTTTGCGGTCACCGTCCGATGGGTGTACATGGTTGTCTTGGACACAGCCGAGGTCGGCTTCTTCCGTGGCACATCATCTGACAAGGAAGACTCACCGTTGAAGCTTGGCctgtggaagaagctcaagtgGAGCGCCGACTTGTGGTTCTCATGGCGTGGCGTGGGATGGAACTGGGAAGTCTCCAATATTCCTCGGCCCGGTGGCAAGATTGTCTCTCGTGG TCGATGGCTGGCAGTCCAGGCTGGAGCCGCCATGACAAATTTCGCCGCGCAGAAAGTCATCATCGACTACGTATTCTGCCGGTATTATCCATCTAGCAACACTGTCGAGGctttttcatctctctccttgATACATCGGCTATGGATCAGCGTCATCCATTTGGCATTGGGCTGGTTATTCCTAGCTAACGCTAACCGTATTATCGCCATAGTCGCTGTGGCAACTCGGCTCTCGCCACCTGAAAACTGCCCTCCAAGTTTCGGTAGCTTGGCAGAATGTTACACGGTCAGGAATTTCTGGGGCAAAGCATGGCATCAGACTTTCAAGTGGTACTTCAACACCACTGGTGATCTGGTCGCCACGAGCATTGGTGCAAAAAAGGGCACAGTGCTTCGCAAGTACACTAAACTCCACGTTGCGTTCCTCATGTCCGGAATCCAGCATTACGTGGCAACCTTGTTTGtcccctctccctcttggGCGTGGGCAATGATTGGGCAGATGGTATTATACGCAATCATCATTACGATTGAGGATGGGCTCAAGTCTCTCGGCCAACAAATGGGATTGAAGCCGGGTC GTTACCTTTGGGTCGCTTTTTGGGTTCCAT